Proteins encoded within one genomic window of Argiope bruennichi chromosome 7, qqArgBrue1.1, whole genome shotgun sequence:
- the LOC129975799 gene encoding histone H1-III-like gives MSEETAAAPATPATATPKKKAKSGATKSKPNPPTHPKVSEMVVKSITTLKERGGSSLQAIKKHISSQYKVDIDRLTPFIKKYLKSAVAAGTLVQTKGKGANGSFKLSASGQKTKEPKKIVKKPKKEGAASPKKAKAPAKKTAKPKEKAEKKKKPAAAKKATAGAKKVAKPKSPKKAKATKPKAPKPKKLKTPKKAAPKKTSKK, from the coding sequence ATGTCCGAGGAAACAGCCGCTGCCCCTGCAACTCCAGCCACTGCCACGCCtaagaaaaaggcaaaaagtgGCGCAACCAAATCGAAACCTAATCCTCCAACTCATCCCAAGGTTTCCGAAATGGTTGTGAAATCCATCACCACTCTGAAAGAGCGAGGTGGCTCTTCACTGCAAGCTATCAAAAAGCACATCAGCAGTCAGTACAAAGTCGACATCGACCGTTTGACtcctttcatcaaaaaatatttgaaaagcgcTGTCGCTGCTGGAACTCTGGTTCAAACCAAAGGAAAGGGAGCTAACGGTTCATTCAAGCTGAGTGCATCCGGTCAAAAAACCAAGGAGCCAAAGAAAATCGTGAAAAAGCCTAAAAAGGAAGGAGCTGCTTCTCCAAAGAAAGCAAAAGCCCCTGCTAAGAAAACGGCCAAGCCGAAGGAAAAAGCAGAGAAAAAGAAGAAGCCTGCTGCTGCTAAGAAAGCCACTGCTGGGGCTAAAAAAGTAGCCAAACCCAAATCTCCTAAGAAGGCAAAGGCTACAAAGCCAAAAGCTCCCAAGCCCAAGAAATTAAAAACACCCAAAAAAGCAGCTCCTAAAAAAACTTCCAAGAAGTAA
- the LOC129974911 gene encoding uncharacterized protein LOC129974911: MSGRGKGGKGLGKGGAKRHRKVLRDNIQGITKPAIRRLARRGGVKRISGLIYEETRGVLKVFLENVIRDAVTYTEHAKRKTVTAMDVVYALKRQGRTLYGFGGVAVAGVAGAAAVSSDILTVESLKRNIKIFLITKPPRIRPPAFSLLRLVGFDSLTHLPLLFRSIFKRSHLCAPHFLTLSPSPAMRLFICRYCCISPSTITGDVTVYGNLCQARPSLFAMLESVMARTKQTARKSTGGKAPRKQLATKAARKSAPATGGVKKPHRYRPGTVALREIRRYQKSTELLIRKLPFQRLVREIAQDFKTDLRFQSSAVMALQEASEAYLVGLFEDTNLCAIHAKRVTIMPKDIQLARRIRGELMSGRGKGGKGLGKGGAKRHRKVLRDNIQGITKPAIRRLARRGGVKRISGLIYEETRGVLKVFLENVIRDAVTYTEHAKRKTVTAMDVVYALKRQGRTLYGFGG, translated from the exons ATGTCTGGTCGTGGTAAAGGAGGCAAGGGTCTTGGAAAGGGGGGTGCCAAAAGGCATCGTAAAGTTCTTCGTGATAACATCCAGGGTATTACAAAACCCGCAATCAGGCGTTTAGCTAGACGTGGCGGAGTCAAACGTATTTCAGGTTTGATTTACGAAGAGACTCGAGGTGTGCTCAAAGTTTTCTTGGAAAATGTCATTCGAGATGCTGTCACTTACACCGAGCATGCTAAAAGGAAAACTGTCACTGCTATGGATGTTGTGTATGCACTAAAGAGGCAAGGACGTACCTTGTACGGTTTCGGAG GCGTGGCAGTGGCTGGAGTTGCAGGGGCAGCGGCTGTTTCCTCGGACATCTTGACAGTCGAGAGTCTGAaacgtaatataaaaatattcttaataacgaAACCGCCAAGAATCCGCCCGCCCGCCTTTTCGCTTTTACGATTGGTCGGTTTCGACTCGCTCACCCACCTTCCCCTTCTGTTTCGGAGCATATTTAAGCGAAGTCATCTTTGTGCGCCCCATTTTCTCACCCTCTCTCCCTCACCTGCCATGCGACTGTTCATCTGTCGATATTGCTGCATTTCACCTTCAACCATCACTGGAGACGTTACAGTCTATGGAAATTTATGTCAAGCTAGGCCATCTCTATTTGCTATGTTGGAG TCAGTCATGGCACGTACCAAGCAGACCGCCCGTAAGAGTACTGGAGGTAAAGCCCCCAGGAAACAACTGGCTACTAAGGCCGCTCGTAAGAGCGCCCCAGCCACCGGAGGTGTTAAGAAGCCCCATCGTTACAGGCCCGGAACTGTTGCTTTGAGAGAAATCCGTCGTTATCAAAAATCCACTGAACTCTTGATCCGAAAATTGCCATTCCAGCGTTTGGTTCGAGAAATCGCTCAGGACTTCAAAACTGATCTCCGATTCCAGAGTTCTGCTGTTATGGCTCTCCAGGAAGCTAGCGAAGCTTATTTAGTAGGCTTGTTCGAAGACACTAACTTGTGCGCTATCCACGCCAAGAGAGTAACTATCATGCCTAAGGACATTCAGCTCGCTAGACGAATTAGGGGTGAAC TCATGTCTGGTCGTGGTAAAGGAGGCAAGGGTCTTGGAAAGGGGGGTGCCAAAAGGCATCGTAAAGTTCTTCGTGATAACATCCAGGGTATTACAAAACCCGCAATCAGGCGTTTAGCTAGACGTGGCGGAGTCAAACGTATTTCAGGTTTGATTTACGAAGAGACTCGAGGTGTGCTCAAAGTTTTCTTGGAAAATGTCATTCGAGATGCTGTCACTTACACCGAGCATGCTAAAAGGAAAACTGTCACTGCTATGGATGTTGTGTATGCACTAAAGAGGCAAGGACGTACCTTGTACGGTTTCGGAGGTTAA
- the LOC129975805 gene encoding histone H2B produces the protein MPPQASGKAVKKAGKAQKAVRAGDKKKRKKRRKESFAIYIYKVLKQVHPDTGISSKAMSIMNSFVNDIFERIAAESSRLAHYNKRSTITSREIQTAVRLLLPGELAKHAVSEGTKAVTKYTSSK, from the coding sequence ATGCCTCCTCAAGCCTCTGGTAAAGCTGTTAAAAAGGCCGGAAAGGCCCAAAAGGCTGTTCGTGCCGGTGATAAGAAAAAACGCAAGAAGCGTAGGAAGGAATCTTTCGCTATTTACATCTACAAAGTTTTGAAACAGGTGCATCCTGATACCGGTATTTCCAGCAAAGCCATGTCAATCATGAACTCTTTCGTGAATGACATTTTCGAACGTATCGCAGCCGAATCTTCCCGATTAGCTCACTACAACAAGAGGAGCACAATTACCAGTCGGGAAATTCAAACAGCTGTGAGGCTTTTGTTGCCTGGTGAATTGGCCAAGCACGCAGTTTCCGAAGGAACCAAAGCTGTCACCAAGTACACTAGCTCCAAGTAG
- the LOC129975803 gene encoding histone H2A — protein MSGRGKGGKVKGKSKTRSSRAGLQFPVGRIHRLLRKGNYAERVGAGAPVYLAAVLEYLAAEVLELAGNAARDNKKTRIIPRHLQLAIRNDEELNKLLSGVTIAQGGVLPNIQAVLLPKKTEKKA, from the coding sequence ATGTCTGGTCGTGGCAAAGGCGGTAAAGTTAAGGGAAAGAGCAAGACTCGTTCTAGCCGAGCAGGGCTTCAATTCCCTGTCGGTCGTATCCATCGACTTCTCCGAAAAGGCAATTATGCAGAACGTGTTGGAGCTGGAGCACCCGTGTACCTGGCTGCCGTGTTAGAATACTTAGCTGCTGAAGTGTTGGAGTTGGCTGGTAATGCCGCCAGAGATAACAAGAAAACTAGGATCATTCCTAGACATCTCCAACTCGCCATCCGAAACGACGAGGAGTTGAACAAACTCCTTTCCGGAGTAACTATTGCTCAGGGTGGTGTATTGCCTAACATTCAAGCTGTCTTGCTCCCCAAGAAAACCGAAAAGAAAGCCTAA